CGCGCAACGATTTGTTCGACCAAAGCACGACCGTCATGGATGCGCTCGCGGCAGAGTTCGGCTATCCGGACTTCGACATGCCGCGCTGCCGCCTCCAATAGCGTTTCGCAGTTGAGTGATGTCCCGTCCAGCACCAATGCTTGGCGCTTGTCTGGTCGCGCATCGAATGCTTGCCGGGGCGGCCGGGAGGAAGGCCTCCCCAACGATAGAGACCGATGGCTGGGCTCATCCGGCCGTGAAAAGCCATTCATCCGTTAACGCTCCGCCCGTAGAATCCAATCTGCTCTTGTACTGTCATGGCAACGTCGGGGCGATCGAAGAAAGAGAAGATGGCAACGATCCGGTCTTTTGGCCCCTTGACGGGAACGACCCGATGAAGCGTGTTCACGCCGCGAAAGACATTGAGTGCGCCAGCCGAGAGCGGGGCCTGTTTCACCTCCTGATCCTCGCCGCGCAGCAGTGCGGCAACGCCTTCATAGTTCGGATCATCGGCACTGCGCAGATTGGTGCGATATTCGAGTTGACCGCCTTCGAGAGGCGCTTGCAACAGGATCGTCGTGGTGAATTCGGAGCGGTCGAAATGCCAGTTCAGGCCTTCTCCGTCTTTGGTTGACTGTACATTCACGCGGGCCATCGGATCGACCATCGGATAGAGCCGATCCTTACCCATCGCTGCGGCGAGAAACGCCGCAAACGGTGGCCAGTCGTACAATTCGAGCACCGGATTGCCGATGATCTGATCGGCGCAAAGGGTGTGGTTCACAGTCTCGACCTCTTTCAAGGCAGGATGGTCCTGTGGCAACCCGTCTACCTCGTCCTTGAAGTAAATGTTGTGCTTGCGGGCATGGCGAAACGCCTCGGTCGCCATTGCTGGTTTTACCGCACCTGCCGCTGCTTTCGTGACGTCCGGACGCAGAAACCCCGGCAGGTCGAACATGCCATCCGCACACAACCGCTCACGGCATCGCGCGATCAGCGCGGCATAGGCATCACACTCAGGGCGGTCCAGCGGGTATGTGTCAAGATCAATCAGATGCATCATGGCATTGCCTCCTTAGCTCTTCCCCCTTGACGCGCAGGCTGCCTTTTTGCAACTATAGAAATTGTTGGACAGCATAAGAATAATTGTAGGAACCTCATGCGCAAACTCCCCCTCTCAACAGTCTTCGTGCCTTTGAGGCTGCAGCACGCTTCAAGAGTTTCGTATTGGCCGGAGAGGAACTCGGGGTAAGTTCGGCGGCCGTCAGCCTTCAGGTCAAGAACCTTGAGGAAAATCTGGGCAAGAAGCTCTTCCTGCGACAGGGAAACCGGATTCTGCTCACCGATGCGGGCAATGGGCTATACCCGAAAATAGGCAATGCATTGGATGAGATATCCGAGGCAGCGCAAACACTCAGACGCTTCCGGCACTCACGCCAGTTAGTGATTTCCGTGGTCGAGTCTTTTGCGGAACTCTGGCTGATGCCGCGACTTTCCCAGTTTGCGCCGGACAAGAGCGTGACGCTTGATATCCGGGTGCAGAATGATCCGATAGACTTCGCCAAGGATGCGGTCGATTTGCGGCTCACCTATGAATCGGCCTATTACCCTGGATATCAGCAGCATGAATTGTTTACCGATGTCGTGATACCGGTGTGCAGCCCACGCTTCTGGGATGCCTATAATGATCCAGACGGCGAACTGACGAATGTTCCGCATGACAAGCTGATCCACGTCAACTGGGGGCCGGCATATTCAAGCAGTCCCGGTTGGGCAGCCTGGTTCAAGCGAGCGGGAACCCTACAGCCGGAATTGGGGGCGCCAAACCTGATCATCAGTCATCTGTCGCTCGCCGTGGATGCGGCGCGCGCCGGCCTTGGAATAGTGCTCGCGCCGCATAGGTTGGTCGAGCAGGACATCAACGCGCGAAGATTGATTGCGGCGTCGCGGATCACAGTGGAGATGGGCCGACCCTATGTCTGCATTTTTCCTGATGCGCGCGCGAGCTACACGGCGCTGCGCCTATTCCTCGATCACCTGGGCCTGACCAATATCAGCGCAACCGGGTGATCGGCTTCCTGGTGAAAAATGCATCGGTTGCAACCTTCCAGACTTCACCACCTGCAAAAGCGAAATTCGGACCAGCATAAGTATTATTGCCGTTGTCCATAAGCTGCATCAACGCAAGATTGATCATAAGACCGGGTGCATTTGTCACGCAATCGACAGGAAAACAAGAGCGATCAGGTGATGTGCCCTTTGTTTGCCGGCCGTCTGCATTGAGCCGGATGCCCGGATTTGATTGCGATTCTTCCAGACCAACGGGTGGGACACCGACATGAAAGATCGAAAAGTTCAAACTGACACGCAAACGCTGGACCGGTTGGCCGATGCCGCACGTGAAGGCCGCATTTCGCGCCGGTCTTTCATGCATTATTCCATGGCTGCAGGCATAGGCCTCAGCGCCGCAACTGGCCTCTGGGGAACCTCCGCAAAGGCTCAGCCCAAGCGCGGTGGCACGTTCCGCATCGCGCAGCATGACGGCAACACCGGGGATAGCCACGACCCGCGGCTCTATGCCTCCAATGCAGACGATTTGATGGCGCATACTTTCCGCGCGTTCCTTACGCAAATCAACACGGACGGCACTTTGGGGCCTGATGTAGCGATGGAGTGGTCCGCCAACAGTGATGCGTCGGAGTGGTCGTTCAAGTTGAACCCCAAAGCGAGGTTCCACTCAGGCGGTAAGGTGACTGCCGAGGATGTCGTCGCGTCCATGAACTTCCATCGCGGCGAGAAAAGCACCTCAACCGCCAAGGCGCTCTTGAGTGATGTCATCGAGATCGCCGCTGATGACGCTCACACCGTCACCTTCAAGATGGAGTCCGGCAATGCCGATCTACCGTGGCTGATGACGGATTATCACTTTGTTATCCTGCCTCGCAACGGTGATGGTAGCGCCAACTGGCAATCCGGCGATGGCTGCGGCCCTTACCGCTTGGTAAACTGGGAGCCGGGTATCAACGCGTCGTTTACCCGCTTCGAGGATTGGCATGGCGAGGGTGCCTACTTCGATGCCGTCGAGGTGACTTTCATTAACGACCCCAACGCGCGCCAGACCGCGCTGGTCACCGGCGATGCCGACGCCACCAGTCTTCTCGAGAACAAGACGATGGCGATGCTGATGCGTCACCCTGAAGTTGATGTGATCAATCTGCCCTCGGCGCAGACGGTGACCTGGCCGATGTTCTGCGATGTTGCACCGTTCGACAATGTCGATGTGCGCAACGCCATCAAATTGTCTGTTAATCGCCAGGATATGATCGACAAGATTTCCTTTGGCGCCGCCACCGTCGGCAACGATTTTCATCATTCCCCGGCAATGCCCTATTGGCCAAGCGACATACCACAGCGAGAATACGACCCGGAAAAGGCGCGCGCACTGCTGAAGAAGGCAGGAATGGAAAACCTTTCGGTCCAGATCAGCACGGCTGACTCCTTAACGACCGGCGCTGTCGATGCGGCGATCCTCTACTCCGAACACGCCAAGGCGTCGGGGATCGATATCAAGGTCATTCGAGAACCCAATGACGGCTATTGGTCGAATGTCTGGCTGAAGAAGCCTTGGTGCATGGTCGCCTGGGCCGCCCGCCCGACACCGGACGTGATGTATAGCATCGGCTACAAGAACGACGCGCCCTGGAACGAGTCGCACTGGCAGAACGAACGGTTCAACAAACTTCTGCTGCAAGCCAAAGCCGAGCTGAACGACACCCTGCGCGCCGAAATGTACCGCGACATGGCGTTGCTGGCCCGTGATGACGGAGGCACCGTGATTCCATATTTCCCGAACTACGTCTATGGTAAGCGCAAGAATGTCGGCACAACCGGCGCATATGCAGCCAACACAGAGATGGACGGCTATCGCGCCGCCAGTCGATGGTGGTTCGATCTCTGACAGCTTTGGGTGGAGCCCCATCGCCAGGGCATACCAACCGTGACGATAGCGCCTGCCGACAGGAATACCGTTGGGGACCCGTAATGGCCAATTGCGATACGGCTCCAATCTTCGGGGCTGATGGCGATGTTTTCAAGCTGGTGGCGCTTGCGATCGCGGGACTCGCCGAAATGGCTTGGGGGCTTGGGGCCCTTGTGCGGCAATACACACGGTCCCGTGATCGAAAGCCGCAGATCATTAGGCGCACCCGGCAATCACTCTGTTTCGAGAAAGTGGTTGTGGCTGATCGACCTCGGGAGTCTCGCTCGGGAAAAAGAATTGAGGGCAACGGGTATCGCGACTGCCACTCGATGATGCCTCGGCAGAACCCTCCCTGACTGGCGCCAGCCCGGACCGTGTATGGTCTCATCCTGAAGCTCGGCCCTTGCTGATCGCAAATGGTCCCATCGCTGGAACCTTCATCCGAGAGCGATGGGCTGAAAATCTCGGGTGTCAGGCAGGTTGCCGTAGAGCGCCCGGCGAGGCAGTTCACGGCGTACCGGGCGTAGGTCAGAAGGCACGGGGAAGGTACAGAGTTGGATCACCGAAGAGCGGACGATCAAGTTGATTGCTCTGGAAGGTTGGTTCGGGCAGGTCGCGCCCGGGCGAAGGGCGGAAAGTGTGAATTCGCTGCGAGTGCTCGGGTCACGCCTCAGCACGGGAAAAGCGGCCATTTATAAACCGAACGGCCGGTCTTTCTGGGCAGGCAGTGCGGCGCTCATGCGGCGAATGTCGCCTTGCCGATGTTTTTCCAGATGTACGAAGCCGGTGCCACAGCACCCGCCAAACTCGTTAAACCGGGGAAAGGCAGTCTTGCGATCGCGGGACTGCCGGGTCAGTTCGTCCGGATCGGCCTCGTCGAGATGCCCCAATTGGCAAGGCTCTGGAGCACGGAGCAATCTCAATTGCTCAAGGGTGTACGACAGGATCAGATAGTCATCTCGCGATACGTTCGAACCCTGCGGCGAGGAACGGAATGAGAAAGCGGTAGTAGGCATCGTAATCGGCGGCGCGCGAGGCACCATCTGTCAGGAGCTCGATACGCTTGTCATCCGAGACAGAGCTGTAGAGTGTAGCCAGCAAAAACTGGAAGCCGCGGACTGCGGCGTCAGGTGAGAGATCCGGCAAGGCCGTTCGGAAGCTCTTGAGAAATTCGATAGCCACTTCGTTGAAGCCAGCCGCCAACGTGCCGGCCGAATTCTCGCGCCACACCACCCTCGCCAAAAGGAGGCTATAGTTGTGCCACCCCTCGTCGCCGCCTCTCACTTTGTCGAAAAAGGGATCGACATAGGCGCGAATCAAGGGCTCGATTGCCACGTTTTTCGCGCCTACCAGTCGGGTGTAACTTGTCAAAAGTGTATGCCGTTCGCGCGACAACACGTTGGAGCGGCGCAAGATGCAGGTATTGAACAGTTCTTCCTTGGTGGCGAAGTGATAGACAATCTGGCCCACGTTCGCCCCGGCATCCTGCGCAATGGCCGAGAGGGTGACGGCACCATATCCCCTTTTGCTGAATAGCTTTTCCGCCGAATCGAGCAGCCTGTCCGGTGTGTCCACGTTGTAGGTCTGGGCCATGGTGCTCTCTCAAAACTGCACTAAATGTCTTACCGGTTTTTAGCGCAACAATTCGATATTGTATATCTGAAAATGGCTGATTTACAATGAGGTCATAGCGGTCAAGGAGCCTGCCTCGTGTCATCGGAAAAACCCGTCAGATCCCTCGCAGGGATAGCGCCAATCTGGGGCCATGCATGATCGAGATGCCCGCATCCACGGACGCCAATTTCGTGCCGCTGTCGCCGTTGTCCTTTCTCAAGTTCGCGGCGCGTACCTATCCAGACCGCACGGCCTGGATCTACGAGGGGCGGCGCACA
The genomic region above belongs to Aquicoccus sp. G2-2 and contains:
- a CDS encoding ABC transporter substrate-binding protein yields the protein MKDRKVQTDTQTLDRLADAAREGRISRRSFMHYSMAAGIGLSAATGLWGTSAKAQPKRGGTFRIAQHDGNTGDSHDPRLYASNADDLMAHTFRAFLTQINTDGTLGPDVAMEWSANSDASEWSFKLNPKARFHSGGKVTAEDVVASMNFHRGEKSTSTAKALLSDVIEIAADDAHTVTFKMESGNADLPWLMTDYHFVILPRNGDGSANWQSGDGCGPYRLVNWEPGINASFTRFEDWHGEGAYFDAVEVTFINDPNARQTALVTGDADATSLLENKTMAMLMRHPEVDVINLPSAQTVTWPMFCDVAPFDNVDVRNAIKLSVNRQDMIDKISFGAATVGNDFHHSPAMPYWPSDIPQREYDPEKARALLKKAGMENLSVQISTADSLTTGAVDAAILYSEHAKASGIDIKVIREPNDGYWSNVWLKKPWCMVAWAARPTPDVMYSIGYKNDAPWNESHWQNERFNKLLLQAKAELNDTLRAEMYRDMALLARDDGGTVIPYFPNYVYGKRKNVGTTGAYAANTEMDGYRAASRWWFDL
- a CDS encoding 2OG-Fe(II) oxygenase produces the protein MMHLIDLDTYPLDRPECDAYAALIARCRERLCADGMFDLPGFLRPDVTKAAAGAVKPAMATEAFRHARKHNIYFKDEVDGLPQDHPALKEVETVNHTLCADQIIGNPVLELYDWPPFAAFLAAAMGKDRLYPMVDPMARVNVQSTKDGEGLNWHFDRSEFTTTILLQAPLEGGQLEYRTNLRSADDPNYEGVAALLRGEDQEVKQAPLSAGALNVFRGVNTLHRVVPVKGPKDRIVAIFSFFDRPDVAMTVQEQIGFYGRSVNG
- a CDS encoding TetR/AcrR family transcriptional regulator — translated: MAQTYNVDTPDRLLDSAEKLFSKRGYGAVTLSAIAQDAGANVGQIVYHFATKEELFNTCILRRSNVLSRERHTLLTSYTRLVGAKNVAIEPLIRAYVDPFFDKVRGGDEGWHNYSLLLARVVWRENSAGTLAAGFNEVAIEFLKSFRTALPDLSPDAAVRGFQFLLATLYSSVSDDKRIELLTDGASRAADYDAYYRFLIPFLAAGFERIAR
- a CDS encoding LysR substrate-binding domain-containing protein, coding for MISVVESFAELWLMPRLSQFAPDKSVTLDIRVQNDPIDFAKDAVDLRLTYESAYYPGYQQHELFTDVVIPVCSPRFWDAYNDPDGELTNVPHDKLIHVNWGPAYSSSPGWAAWFKRAGTLQPELGAPNLIISHLSLAVDAARAGLGIVLAPHRLVEQDINARRLIAASRITVEMGRPYVCIFPDARASYTALRLFLDHLGLTNISATG